The DNA sequence CGGCTATTTTATTCTGAACTTTCCTTGTTGAATCGTGAGTTTATTGATCAGGTCGGTGGATGGAGAGACCTGACTAACGGTGAAGACATTGACCTCTTTTCTAGGCTGACGGTTAACTATGGCGTTTTCGCCTTTCCTACGTCCTTGATGAAACTTAGTGACATGGAAAAAAATGAAGTTTTGAGCATTCGGTTCCATGATGGAGATTATTCGTGGTCAAATTATCATCTCGGCCTGCTTAGAGACTTAATAATCTCGTGTAATTATTCAATTTCAGATATCAAGGAGTTAAGGAAACTTGAACGAATATTATCAAGGGATTATACGCGAGGTAGCTTGATTGCTTATATTATGTCTAAATTTGCGGCAACCAAACCAACGCGTTATTCTAAGAATAATTTTCTCATTTTGTTCGAAGGTATACTTGAATCCATGGTTCTCAGGGAATATCTTAAAATTTCAGAACTTCCCGTTGAGGCTACACTTGAACTTGATCAGGTTCATCTTGCCTATTTAAAGAGTAAGAGTAAGCTCTTTAATGATCTAAAATCGTCGGCATCAAAACTGTTTGTAGCATAGGTCACTGTCCTTTTTCAACGTTTCAATGCTCGTCTATCGACCATTCAGTGAGTATATTGAGTTATCCTGGTGAAGACAAGTGTTATAAAAATGGTTGTGATTTGCGGGTAATGGCCGTAAACGGTAAAAAGAGTATTCTGGTTATATTACAATTAATCCTTATCATAATTATATCGTTTTCCGGTATTTCTCCAGTAAGTCACCATGTTACTGTGACGGCAGACGAATTTCACAGCAGCGCAAGAAACAGAGAATCTCTGAGTTATAAAGTTTACAATTCAACGTACTTGACCGGTAATATTCTAATACCTAGCGGTAAAGAAATGGTATTTGAAAACACCACAGTAATAGCCGAAAATTTGACCTTAAAAACGATTGATATTGGTGTCAGAGGAACTCTGGTATTGGATAACTCAACTCTGGAAGTTTCAACAAAATATTCTTCCGCGGTCAGACAGGTGCTTATTCACGGTTTACCCAATTCCGCTATTATAATGAGAGATAGTAAAATTATTTCTCCTGGTGGATTTTATCTGAATCATTCCACTTTAACAGTCATCAATTCCAGTATATTTCCAGCAAACCTCAGTAAAAGCGATCCTTTCGAAAGAACTATGCGACTCGTAAGTAATTCTTCATCGATTAACTTGATAAACAGCAGCATTGGCGGATTGTTGAATTGCTCGAGTAACAGATATTTTCCAGTTGCTATCTGGAACTCAGAGATTTTGAACTTCTCCCAGAATTCAACAATTCCAATTAATGAAACAAATGTAATTTATCGTGATTCCTACGTCGTTTCGGCAAAGGTTTCATTTAATTATTCAGGCGTAAGGGGCGAAGACAACGACTCGCTGATAGTAAATTCAGGAAACAAAACTGTGGAAAAAATAGGTCTTCCGTGGAAAAATGGCGAGGACGTACAGAGGAATCAGTCGACTTTCTTCTTCTCTCTCCCTCATTTATCCACGTGGTTTCAAAATAAAACAAATTTTCAAATCAAACTACTGAACAATTTCTATAGCCCAGTGGAGATCAGAAATCTCTCGCTTACCCTAATTTCCAATGATACGGTTAGTCTGTATCCCGTGTCCATGTTTAATTATGTCCTCACAAATTCTACTTTATTCTCCGTCTATTCTTTGTTGGGCATAAACGATAAGCCCCTGTTCACAGTAAAGAACATAATAAATCCAGAGAAAAATAGAATAATTGCTAACAGAAGCAGCGTATACATCGTGAGTTCCCTTATCTCCGGAGAGACATACTATTCCAGTTCACCATTTTGCAATGTACACTCCAATATCTATTTATCAAGGATCGTGTTGGTAAATGGCGCATATCATGGACTTTCAATAATGAATTTCGATCCGATGATTAAAGAGGAATCTAATCACCTCAAAAATGTCACCGATAAAGTCAATTCAAAGATTGATTCCATTATGAATACATTCAATGTGCTGAATGATAACCAGGCGAGTCTTCTTTATGGATATGGGAACGGGACTCCGAACTTTATCTATACTGGAAATTACGAGATAGGATTTATGAATTCAAGCACTTCGCTATTCCTTCCACCTTTCCCAAGCTTCAATGATAGTGTGCTAGATGTAGAATTAACTGCAGATGTTCCTGAAATATCATTTCACTTGCGTCAAAGCAGTTTTGTCTCTGGAACGAATTCGATGCTAAATTTTTCTGCGTTCTTTTCCTCCAAGGGCTTAAATACAGTATCCGTGAATGCTACGCTGATCCAAGGAAACAGATCGGCATATTCCACTCAGATTATAATCACAGACCCTGTTTCAAAAAATTATTCCGAGGTGTTTCACATGCCTTCGTATGTCCGCCCTGGAAGTTATACATTAAGGCTGAATTGGGGTTCCGATGAGGCCTACGTTACGAATTCTAGCGCGATGGATTGTGAATCAATATACGTCTTTCCTGACTTATCAATCCACATTTCTGGTAATTTCTCTATAACGGGCAATAATATGGTCTTGAATCTGCACATAATTAGAATCGGATCATTTGAAATTGGCAAAACAACATTGAGAATACTTGAGTTCGAAGGTAACAGCGTAGTGGGGACTTCGTATGATATTATTAAGCCGAATAACGGAACTTACTATTTCTCACTCGGGAAAGAAAATCTTGCAATAACAAAATTAAATGTTACACTCTTCACTGGCGTAAGGTTGTTGGGGCAGAGCAAAAATAGCACATCAATATCAATAAATGTAGAACTAACACCAAAGAGTAATCATGGAACACCATTCTTTTTGAATACGCAGTTTTTTGCATCCATTGTACTTGCATCTGTTGCCGCTTTGGGAGTTTACGTGTCATGGAAGATTCACCACACTTACTATGTTTGCAAGACATGTGGAAAGCTTTACAGGGGTTTTGGAAGAAACTGCGAGAGCTGTAAGCTCAAGAAGCATCCTTAGAGAAGATGAATGTCTATGAAATTGGGAAACCTCTATCGGATCACAAGCGGGATCCTCTATTTCAAATTGAGGACATTAAAGGAAAAACAGAGCAAATCTCAAACCGGGCGAAATCGTTTTACGCGATCATTCCATTACAAGACATGATAGTTGCAGATGTAACTTTTTATCCAATAGGAAAGGGAATTTCAGTTGGCCCAGTTATCAAGCGTGCGATAGAGACACTCAGATCAAACGGTCTCAAATGTTACCCGAATAGCATGGCAACTGTTGTGGAAGCTAACTCTGTTAAGGAACTTTTCAATGCATTGGAAAATACGGAATCGTTCATAGTATCACTGGGGTTTCAGCGCGTTGAGACAATAATAAAAATAGATCATAGAGTTGATCTTGAGAATTCAGTTAGCCGAAAAATAGATGCCATATCCTGAGGAAAACTACATGCAAAAGTCCGAAAAGAGACCAGCATTGCTGATAGATCGCGACGGAACAATTAATAGAGACTGTCCCTACTGCCATGACCCAAAAGATCTTCATATCTATAAAAAGGCTGTAGAATTGATAAAGTATTATTCAAAAAAGGGCTACCTTGTCATAGTTGTAACCAATCAATCTGGGATAAACAGAGGTTATTTTTCCGAACGTGAAGTGGAGGTATTTAACGCTGAGTTGAAGAAAAAGGTTGAAGCAATGGGAGGTAAAATAGATGATTTCTTTTTTTGTCCTCATAGGCCCGACGAGAATTGTGACTGCAGAAAGCCACGCACGGGGATGCTGAAGAAGATCATTTCAAAGTACGATATCGATTTGACGCGATCGATTGTTGTCGGCGATCGTGACGATATTGATGGGGAGTTTGCGCGAAATGCAGGCCTTAGTTTCAAGATCATTTTCAACAAGGACGACGAGAGCAGTAACCACTAATTTTTTCCGACTAGTGTAAAGAAATATATCGATTATTACTATACTCCAGAAATGCAGTACAAGTGGGTGGCGCTGTCAAACACAACGATAGGCGTATTCATGTCTGCGGTGAATACAACCATTATTCTGATATCCATTCCCGCGATTTTTAAAGGGATACATCTTGATGTTTTTGCTCCAGGTTCTTTCGTATATCTTCTCTGGCTCTTGATGGGTTTCAATATAATAACTGCCACCCTCTTAGTTACTTTTGGAAGGCTTTCCGATATATTTGGACGCGTAAAGCTCTTTGTTCTGGGGTTTGCTATCTTCACTTTCGGATCTGTGTTACTTTTCATAACTCCCTCAACAGGTACTGCCGGAGCGCTTGAGCTTGTTATTTTTCGGTTAGTCCAGGGTGTTGGGGCCGCATTTCTGTTTGCAAACAGCTCGGCCATTATAACCGATTCTTTTCCGATGAATGAAAGGGGGAAGGCACTTGGAATAAACCAGGTCTCACTGATGTCCGGGGCATTCATAGGGCTCATTCTTGGAGGTATATTGTCTGTCTACGATTGGAGGTATGTGTTCCTTGTAAGCATTCCAATTGGTCTTCTTGGAACATTCTGGAGCCTGTTAAAACTAAAGGAAACATCACCTCGCTTATCAAAGCAGAAGATTGACTATGTTGGAACCGTACTCTTCGCCGGAGGGCTGACGCTGGCTCTCATAGGTCTCACGTACGGTATCATGCCATACAACGGTAATCCTACTGGATGGACCAGCCCGTTTGTTATTGGTTCCATGTTATCTGGCGCTGTGTTGCTGGTAATTTTCCCATTCGCGGAAAAGAGAATCAAGCAGCCAATGTTTGACGTCTCCCTATTCCACAACAAAGATTTTTCCACGGGCAATATGGCTAATCTCCTTAATTCAGTAGGCAGGGGCGGAGTTATGATCGTTCTAATAATACTATTACAGGGTATATGGCTTCCCTTGATCCGTGGAATTCCATACTCACAAACTCCACTTTGGGCCGGCATTTATATGGTACCGCTCACAGCAGGCACATTAATAATGGGTCCGCTTGCCGGGGTATGGTCCGATAGGCATGGCCCAAAATTACTCGCAACACTAGGGATGCTTCTTGTAGCCGGGGCTTTCCTCGGGCTTTCATTTTTGCCCTTTAACTTTGCATACGTATATTTTGCGATCGCACTCTTTGTCATGGGAATAGGTAACGGTATGTTTGCGGCACCTAACACAGCTTTGATAATGAATTCGGTCCCGGTGCAATCCAGGGGGGCTGCATCCGGCATGCTTTCCACATTGAGAAATGCTGGTATGACTGCAAGCACGGGCATATTTTTTGCAATAATACTCAGCTCGCTTCAGACCTCTCTGCCTTTACAGTTTTTCAAAAGTCTTAAAAGCGTTGGTGCGCCAACATCTGTAATTAATGCTTTTATGAGGACACCTCCAACGATATCTGTATTTTCGGCCTTTCTCGGTGAGAACCCCGTTAATGAGATACTTTTATCTGCAGGCTTCAACCCTCCTAGCAGTGTTGGACATGTCTATTCGATAATTTCGGCGATACACTGGTTTCCAAGTGTTTTGGCACCAGCATTCATAAGTTCTATTGATATTGCTTTCTACATTGGAGTAGCGGTATCGATTGCGGCTGCTGTATTTTCATATATGACAAAGACCAGGAGAAAATAAAAATTATTTATATTTATTTTAATTTTCGATAGTTGTACAAAGGTTATTGTATTTGTTAGAATACCGTTTTATTGTTATCTACTCGTTCACCTATAGTCGTAATACAGCACGTAATAGGAGCGATCTTAGGGCTTCTTGGCTTATTATTTATATTGCGAGTTGGTAGTTTTAGTGCTGGATGGGGCTTTGTCGCTTTCGGTATAGGATATACCGGGATCCTTTCATTGTTTTCCGATCTTGGATATTCCACCGCCCACACGATCAAATTATCTAATGGTGAAGATGTAGGGGCTTGTAATGCAACCTATCTGCGAATTAAGTTGATTCTTGGCGCCGTCTTTGTTTTACTTGTCGTTGGTTCATTGCTTTTCTGGGTACATGTGCTTCATAGAGGTTTCGATAACCCAATAGAATTCTGGATCGTTGTATCGCTCATTCCATACTATTTTTTCAAGAGTCTCATAGGATTCCCTACTGCATACTACAGGGCAAAAATAAAATCTGGGAGAATGGCTATACCTGGTATTATAGAGTCTGCGTTCAGAAACTCAGTGTTTATCTTCCTTGCTATCGCTATTCGCTATGGCGTTACCAGCACCGCAGGATACGCTCCCGCCCTCTACATATCAATTACATACAGTATTTCGTATGCCCTTTATTTTGGTATATTGATGATGCTGGGTCGACCTTGGACTATAGGAAAGCCGTCACGGGAACTAGCTAAATCATACACAATGCTCGCTATACCACTAATGTTCGTGTCTTCTGTTGCAGTGATTAACGGGAACATAGATAAAGTAATGATCAATTTTTTCTGGGAAAACATAGCCACTGGCGCATTTTACACGAGCCAGATGATTGCCAATGTTGTAATAACACTTTCAACTTCACTGACAATGTTCTTTCTTCCTTTACTCAGCATATCCAGAAGGAGTAAAAAGATCGAAGACTATAAGAATTCTATATTTGAGTATGAACGGTTGACATCTCTATTTGTCCTTCCAATCGTTGTATACTTTGCGTTGTTGTCCGGATACATTTTAAACCTTTTCACACAGACTTACTTCTCATATTTTCTTATGCTCTCATTGCTTTCAATTGTCGCTTACATAAGCGCCATTAATGCTCCTTACAGGTCAGTTCTGGAATCCAGGCAAAAAACCGGTATCATTGCAAGGATAGATATTTCAGTGATAATTGTTAACATAATACTTATCCTCATCCTGGTTCCGCCGAATATCTTCGGAATAACAAGGATATCCCAAGGGGCCTCCGGAGCCGCAATTGCCATACTAAGTTCCAGTATACTGTCCGCCGCACTTTACAGGCTGAACGTTTTTAAGATAGAACACATATCATTTAACTGGAGGATAATAAAGCACATTGGCCCTGTAATATCCGAGGTGGCTGCCATATTACTAGTCGAGCACTTTATTTCTCCAAGAAGTGTGTTTGTGTTGTTAGGTACCGCGGTACTTTCTGTCGTGGTATATTTTTCCGTAGCTGTTTTGATAAGGGAAACAACAATCTCAGATATTTCGAGAATAATCGCGGAGTTCAGCCCAAGGAGCCTTAAGAAGAGATATAGAGAAGAAAAGTAATAATGCTCTTAAGAAAGAAAACACTTGATTACAGAAATTCAATAAAAGGTTTCCAGCACTCTAGTACATTTTATTCAGGACATAGTCTTTAACATATTTTATTGTTTTATCCATGTGATCTATAGTCAACTGCTTTGCAAGATCCGGTTTCCCCTGCCTTATAGCATCAAATATTTTCTTGTGTTCTTTAGTTTCATCAAATCTGCGGTCGTAACTGCTGAAGAAGGTTGTTCTTATCACTTTAAGTTTAAGCCTTATTTCAGTGGTGTATTGAACTATATATCTGTTTCCGGATGCCCTTGCGATTATTGAATGGAATTTCCCATTCAGATCTGCCAGTTTAATTGGCTCCGGATTGGACTCTTTTGAAGCCTCAATTATAGCATTTAGAGCCGCATCGAGATCGCTAACAACCTGTTCGTTAACGTTCTTTGCTGCATAATATGCGGCCTCTGATTCTAGTATCCTTCTGAGCTGATAGAGTTCTAGGACCTCCTGTTCATCAAGATATATGACATTATAGTACCTGCCATTTCTAAAAACAAGGTTTTCTACTTCTAACTGAAGAAGTGCCTCCCTTATAGGCGTTTTACTCATGTTCAAGTTCCTAGATAGCGTATCCGGACTGATGGATTGTCCGGCCCTGAATCTGCCGTTTGTTATTCCATCAAAAATGTATCTATACGCAGTCTCGGTAAGTGTTTGACTTCCATCTTCCTGTTCTTTCATTCTCTTAACCTGATTACATTCAAATAGAAATATTTATAGTTAATTAATTAAGAAGTTCTCAATCGATCCCTTATGTTTAAACAAATTTTGAAAACATTATCTTTATTCTATACAATTTACATATAATCTGCAGAGTGCCAAGATGTGTGGATTGCTAAAATAAACCGTTTAATTTATATAATACTTATGATATACACATCTAATGAGTGACGAAGAAGTAAAGAAAAGTTATGCAGACCTTACTTTAGTTATTGTGGGTGGGGGATTCATATTGCTTGGTGGACTTTTTTTCATTTTCTTAAAATATGTGCCGTCTTCCCTTGCAAATATTGTAAAACCTTTTAACTACTTTTCTGTGAATTATAGGTTGTTAGGGATTATAGGCGCGATCGTTGGCGTAATAATCATAATTCTAGGAGTTCTCTTAGCCGATGATAAAAGACATAAGGTTCCTTTTGGGATAACCATTATAGTATTGGCCCTTGCGAGCATAATGACATCTGCTTTCGGAATCGTTGTAGGGGGTGTCCTAGCTTTGGTCGGTGGTATGGTTGTTGTTTCTTCATCTTCAGCACACATAGAAGAAGCGAAGGTACCGTCACTAGTCTCAGAAGCGAAAGAAGAGGTTAAGCCAGCTCCTGCACCCAAACCTGTGGACTATTCTGCTTCAACTGAATCAAGTCCTCTGGTCAAGCCAAAAGTTGGGGAGGAGTTAGTTCCTATCATAGTAGAGCCGCACAATGCTGATCGCCTGAGAGTTCTCGAAAGAACGCTTATAGATATTGAAAAGTGCCCTGATGGCGGTGAATGGGTGCCTCCATATAGGAGGAAAGATGGGAAATTAGTTAGAGGGCACTGCAGGAAAATCAAGGGATATGAAGACATTTCTAAGAGTTCAGTAAACAAGGAGTACAAGAAACTTCTTAAGGAACAGGAAGCGGGTCCAAAAGTAATCGGATACGAGAAGAAACCATCTACCGAGTCAGAAAACCAGGCCACTAAATGAAATGGATAAGATCCTGAGGGAAATCTTTAACATCTACATATTTCTCGCTTGAAAGCGCAACTCCAACATTGTAGCACAATTCAAAGTCGTACGGGATGGGGCCATTCGAAATAAAATATTTTCCGCCATTGTGTGTGAAGTTATACGCAATATCCCTTCTTGACGCAGGAAGCACGATATCGCCTGATATGTTTAATAGCTTGTCAATAGTATCTTCGCTGGATTGTGGATCAATGACAACTTTCGATGCGCCCGATATCATCGAATCTATCACATCATCAACCCTGTATGAAAGATTAAAAACCACAATTTCCAAAAACTTTGAGATCGAATCATACAACTTCAGATCGGGTTTTCCGCTGATTATCGCATCATAATCAATTAACATAGCATCCTCCCATGGAATCGTAGCAAGCGTCTCGTTGGGAGGAATCCCATAAATTTCATGGCGTTTAATTTTCAGGCAGTTCACAGATAAGGTACGTCTAATTTATAGATAAATATTATTAATTGCCCAATACCCCGTGATAGTATATAACAATACAATCCCATTTTGCCTTTATTCTCACATGCCGGAAAAATCGAAAGGCGTATTATATTTTACCAGCCAATAATTTATCCTATTTCCATTAATGGTTCTATATTAGAAAAATTATTTAACAAAGATGGCATGAATATTTCATGATCCAGTCATCTAAAGTTCACCATTTTAAAGTTGAAAAAATTTTGGTTCCCATGGCAAAAGGAAGTACGTCGACAGTTGTTTTGAACCTTGCTTTTTCACTCTCAAAGGCTTTTGGCAGTGAAATAACTGCTCTTACTGTCAAAGAAGAGATCAGGGAAATAACATGGAGCGAAAAGATATCAGTAGTCGTGAGCGCTTACAAGGATGGGCTCGAAAATGATGTTAAGGTTGTACCAAAGGTTCGCACTTCAAAGGCAGTTAAATTTGGTATTGTAGAAGAAGCAAAATCTCGGGGATACGACCTGCTTCTAATAGCGACATTCAAAAGATCCATGTTTTCAGCTTCTATTTTTGGGAACATTGGTGATTATGTTTTGAAGCACTCTGAGGTTCCAGTTGGTCTGATAAACACAAACAAGGAAGCATCAAAGTATAGGGCAATTCTCGTCCCTCTTTCAGAACAACTCGTAGAAAAAGATTCCATAATCTTTGCGCTTAATGTTAAGAAAGCCCTTGGTTGCAAGTTAATTTTAGCGGACCTCAGAGATTATGATGAGAAACCTTCTCAGAAATTCGCATCATTGATCGACAACATAGGAGAACTTATATCAAAATTTGGGGAAGGAATCAGTATTGTGAGATCTCACAGGAGCCCTAATCTTTCGGAAGAGCTTTTGAACATAACGAAAGAAAACAGTGTCGATGCAATTGCTATCGGAATTAAAGAAACCGGAAACCACAGAATACGATACAGTTCACTCTTGAAGAGTTTGATCAAGGGAACCGATCAGGACATCATAGCATACAAGAAGTGAAGCATGATTTCGCAGGTGGCTTGTAGAAATTCGACTTAGATTTCTTCAATTCTATCATAAGATTCCATTCATTAATGGGAAAGTGTTTCTAATCTAGGTAGTTTGAAGGAAGCGCTTTAAGGTTCATCAGGTAGTCGATTATGGCAAAATTAAGAAACACAGTGTTTACATAATATGAACCAAAGAATGGAAAATTCTGTTTCTTGTCCTCGTTAATTTTGTTCATCAAGAGGCTAGTTATGTTTTTCACCCCGATATTCAGGCTTTTATTTTCAAGAAGATTATGTATGGATACAGATATTCTGTTCACCTGGTCAATTGCTCCCTGTAGCGGTATGTCGGGATCCAGACCTGATCCGGAAAAGGATACCATCTCTTCCGGTATCTGAGACGAGTTAATGCCCGGATTTTCGTGCTCAAATTCCTTTATATATTTCTCCGTGAGGTTCAGCATCGCACTGCTGTCGAGGGAACAACTTCCACCACCTGTTTGGCTTAAGTTGTATGATATTGCCGATGGTCTCGGTTGAAAGAAGATCGAGCTGTTAAAGGCTTCGGCTAGAAGATATGAACCATATATTTTCCCGCCTATCTTTATAGGGCTTCCGGTCGATTGGTTTGGCAAGGCTTTTTCAGTTATTATAGACATTACAGTTGGATAAGCAAAACCCATCACAAAGAGAACAACAAGTGCCAAAACAATAGGTTTTATGAAGGCTTTAATTTTCACCATACCACCCCACCAGCAATTAGAATCATATATATCACTTTGATAGCTATGAACGGCAGAATCACACCGCCAAGACCGTAAATAAGTACGTTCCTTCTTAAGAGTTCATTCACGGACGATGGTTTATACCTGACCCCCCTCAGAGCAAGAGGGATCAGGGCAATGAGAATTACTGTGTTAAAAATTAAAGCAGAAGTTATAGCAACAATAGGATTCGTGAGGTCAAGCAGATTCAGGAAATCCAGCGATGAGAAGGCAGCAAAAATTGCAGGGACTATAACAAAATATTTAGACAGGTCATTCGCAATACTGAACGTTGTTAGGGAACCACGAGTAATGAGAATCTGCTTTCCAAGGAAAATTACATCCATAAGCTTTGTTGGATCATTTTCTAAATCAACCATGTTTGCTGCCTCTTTCGCAGCCGCTGTTCCGCTGTTCATTGCCATTCCAACGTCAGCTTTAGCCAGTGCAGGTGCATCATTCGTTCCGTCACCAACCATAGCGACCATCCTTTGCTGTTCTTTTTCTTTAACGACTACGTTGTATTTGTCCATGGGCTTACTGTTTGCTATGTAATCCGTTATTCCTATCTGGCTGCATATATACTTTGCAGTAATCTCGTCATCACCTGTGCACATTATAGGTTTAATATTCATGCTTTTTAATCTTTCAAGCCTCTGTCTTATCCCAGGCTTGAGTATATCTGAGAGCTCTATAACGCCAATGAACTTCTTGTTCCTGGTAACGGTAAGTGCAGTGCTTCCCCTCAGGGATATGTCCTTGCATATGCTGTCTATATATTTATCGGACAGATCATATAGGCTCTTAAGCGCGTTGTATGATCCTTTCATTATTTCCTCTTTATTCCCACTTATACCGCTAAACTTTGTATCAGACGAGAATGGAATGAATTTGAACGATTTCAGATTAGATTCGCTCAGCTTTATCCCTTCTTTCTCTGAAAGTTTAACTATGGACATACCCTCCTTCGTTCGATCCTGAATCGAAGCCATAGCACAATATTTTACGAATTTCTTGTAGTCTATACCCTGATTTGGATAGAATTTTACTGCGCCTCTCTCTCCAACCGTCACAGTTCCGGTTTTGTCAAGGATTATAGTATCTATGTCTCCTGCATTTTCTACTGCTTTTCCACTTTTTGCAATTATATTGTGCGAAGATATCTTGTTTATTGCTGAAATTCCAATAGCCGGTATAAGGCCACCTATTGTAGTAGGTATTAATGCAACTAAAAGAACTATTAATATTATCAGATCGGGTTTTACTCCAGCAAAACCTGAAACCGCAAAGAGTGCAACGGTGACAATCAGAAATATAAGTGTAATTCCCGAGAGCAAAACCTGCAGTGAAATTTCATTCGGCGTCTTTTCCCTTTCTGCTGTCTGGACTATTGAAATCATCTGATCCAAGAAGGTTTCACCTTCATTCGCTGTAACAAGAACTTTAATTCTATCAGTGAGGAGAACAGTCGATCCAGTCACGCTGTCCCCGAGGATTTTTCTGACCGGCCTGGATTCGCCCGTTACGCTGGATTCATTAACATAACCTGTTCCATCAATTACCTCTCCATCTGTAGGAATTACGTCATTCGCCTCAACAATTACTACATCGCCTTTCTTCAAATCTGAGGAATTAACTTCAACGATCTTCTTTCCATCAACCTTTTTAGCTGGAACATTTCTCTTCAACGCTTTCAAGGAATCTGTGATCGCTTTGCTTTTCCCCTCAGAAATTGCAGTGCTTACATTTGAGGCAAAGACTGTAAGGAATAGCAATACTATGACTGCAATATAGAATTCTCTGTAAGCGAGTGTGACAGGCAGATCGAAATAGCCAGGAACAATTGCAGCAATAACTGAAATTATGAAGGCAAATTCTGTAACGAGCATTACGGGATTATGCCTGAGGAATCTTGGGTCAAAATCTTTCAATGAATCCAGCATTATTTCTGTAATTTTGATCTTCATTATACCACTCCTATGAAGAGGCCGAAAGCGCGTCCCCAAGCCTCAAATGGTCCGACAGCAAGTATAGGAAAGAAGGAGAGCACTCCAAGTAGGATCATCGTGGAGAAAAGCATGAGCCCAAAAGTGAACGATCCAGTATCTATTGATCTACCCAACTGTACCTTTGGAATCTTATATGCGAATGACTGTGCAACAGCAAGCTGGAAAAACATCAGAAGGTACCTCCCAAGTAACATAATCACTCCTTCAACATAATTCAAATACGGCTGGTTAACTGTGAATCCACCCATTGCAGAGCCATTGTTAGAAGCCGCTGAAGCGAATTCATAGAATATCTCCGTTATGATATCTGATCTTGGATTAGTAAACGGTGCAAGGATATGCGGAAGAAAGAAAATTGTGACGCCAAACGGTATGAGAATCAGGAGAGGATGAGTAACCAGCGATAGTGTGGAGTACTTT is a window from the Thermoplasmatales archaeon genome containing:
- a CDS encoding potassium-transporting ATPase subunit C, with product MVKIKAFIKPIVLALVVLFVMGFAYPTVMSIITEKALPNQSTGSPIKIGGKIYGSYLLAEAFNSSIFFQPRPSAISYNLSQTGGGSCSLDSSAMLNLTEKYIKEFEHENPGINSSQIPEEMVSFSGSGLDPDIPLQGAIDQVNRISVSIHNLLENKSLNIGVKNITSLLMNKINEDKKQNFPFFGSYYVNTVFLNFAIIDYLMNLKALPSNYLD
- the kdpB gene encoding potassium-transporting ATPase subunit KdpB is translated as MKIKITEIMLDSLKDFDPRFLRHNPVMLVTEFAFIISVIAAIVPGYFDLPVTLAYREFYIAVIVLLFLTVFASNVSTAISEGKSKAITDSLKALKRNVPAKKVDGKKIVEVNSSDLKKGDVVIVEANDVIPTDGEVIDGTGYVNESSVTGESRPVRKILGDSVTGSTVLLTDRIKVLVTANEGETFLDQMISIVQTAEREKTPNEISLQVLLSGITLIFLIVTVALFAVSGFAGVKPDLIILIVLLVALIPTTIGGLIPAIGISAINKISSHNIIAKSGKAVENAGDIDTIILDKTGTVTVGERGAVKFYPNQGIDYKKFVKYCAMASIQDRTKEGMSIVKLSEKEGIKLSESNLKSFKFIPFSSDTKFSGISGNKEEIMKGSYNALKSLYDLSDKYIDSICKDISLRGSTALTVTRNKKFIGVIELSDILKPGIRQRLERLKSMNIKPIMCTGDDEITAKYICSQIGITDYIANSKPMDKYNVVVKEKEQQRMVAMVGDGTNDAPALAKADVGMAMNSGTAAAKEAANMVDLENDPTKLMDVIFLGKQILITRGSLTTFSIANDLSKYFVIVPAIFAAFSSLDFLNLLDLTNPIVAITSALIFNTVILIALIPLALRGVRYKPSSVNELLRRNVLIYGLGGVILPFIAIKVIYMILIAGGVVW